One Phalacrocorax carbo chromosome 26, bPhaCar2.1, whole genome shotgun sequence genomic window, CTGCAGCAGCGGCCACTGGCGCGGCTGGGACGGGAAGGCGGGGCTGGATCTGAGGCAAAGTGCCGCTGGCACTGAGGGGCCCCCGGGCTCTTGTCGAACCCCACCTCGCTTCAGAGCCCCCCCGCTGTCGGGTGGTAGCTGCCCCagacagcccccagcccagaaGCTGCTGTGGATGAGCGGCTCCTATTGTTTCACAGGTGGGGTAACTGAGGTGgggaaaagcaaaggaattaGGTGGTTTTCACCCAAAAGGGTGGATGCAGATGCCGTGGCACAATGCGGCTCTCTGAGTTTTGGGTCTCGGAGGCATCTTCCAGCTCGTCACTGATCcacacagctcctgctgtgTCTTTTGGAGGCTGAACTGGGGCCCTCTGGGAGCTGTGGAGCTTCACCATGCAGCTTGGGGAGGTGGATGAGCCggaggagaggggggaagcCGCAGGGGTGGGGATTCACTGGTCCTGCCAGGGACGCAGCAAGCACCCACAGGTCTCCCAGAGCCTGGCAAAGCCGACTGCCACATGGAGGACAGAAGGTGATGGGTGTGAACTGGAAGAGGACGGGTTCCCCCTGGCTACCAGCAGCTTTTCCCTGAGGACAGCTGAGTGGGGCAGCTGCACCATCCCCATCTGTGGAGCTTGTCCAGAGCAGGCTGGATAAAGCCCCGAGGAAGCGGCTctggccctgcctgcagcagcatgaCCTCAGCTGGAGGAGGGTGGGTTGGAGGCTGAGCTCCCAGGTCCCTCCAGAGCCAGGTTGTGGTGGGACCCCGCCATTCCCCGGGCTGTTGTTTGCAGGTGTGGGGGCATGGAGGGGACTTCTTCCCCCTTTGCCCACCCCTTGCTGTCACCCTGCGGAGCCGGGACTGCCCCGGGGACAGGGCTGGGATAAGGGTGGGGACGGGGACCGGGAGATGGGGACGGGAGcgaggggatgggaggggggccggggccgggcagggccagcccgccgctcccgccgtCTCCCCCCGGTCCCCACCGGGGTGCGGAggggggccgccgccgctccgcgccTCCCCGGTCACCGCGGCGGAGGCTGAACTTCCTGGGTCACCGGCGGCTCCTCCATCCGGGAGCCGGGCGGagccgccgcggggccggcggcggcggcgcttcCCCGAGCGGCCCggagcggggggcggggggcggggggggggggcggcggtgccccgcggccgccggagCATCGCTCCGCCGGGCTCTGCCCCCGCCGTGTCCGCGGgtcccggggtgccgggggtcccTCCGCCGAGCCGGGGAGGGGTTGCCCGAGCCGGCGGGTGCCCCTCTCCGCTGCCCGCAGCCCCACCGCGGGATGGGGGGACCCTGCTAGCGGGCCCCGGTATCTCCTTGGAAAGCCACCGAGGCCCGGTTAGTGAGGACAGCGGCgagagcaggggacacagctgctccgtgcgggggtgggggggggcacccctgaaccctctttccctctcttgcAGGTGCCACCGGGCTTTGAAGCGGCGTCGGCGACATGCAGGAGAGCTACGagtccctgctcctgctgggtaAGGCTGGCGTCCTCGCCCGCTCCCGCGCCCCGCGGTgtgcgcccgcccgccccgccacGCGCCGGGCTTCGCTGCCAAAAAATAATCCCTTGCCAAAGAAGACGCATCCTGCGGGCACGGCGAGAACAAAAGCCGTCCCCGCCATGCGTCGGCGCAGCTGGCACCGCGGGGTTGGGCACCTGCCTTCGGCGCTGCAAGGCCTCTCGGCGCAACGCGGCACGTGCTTTTTAGCTGGCGGGCGCAGGGGGGGAAAGGAAGTGCAGTTTTTGTGGGAGTTTGTGTTTTTTAAGGCATTGGGTGCAGAGAAATGCAGTGCTGGGATGGCACATCCCTCCTCGGAAGATGGGAGATGCCAGAAGCGAGGTTACCTGCCAAGCAGGCGCAAACTGTGGGCTGGAAATGCCTTTTATTGCctttctctcccagctgcttgccTGAATGCAAAATGCCGTATCTCCTTTAAAAAGTGTATATACAGTGTTCAATAAACCCCACTTACCAGCCCTGTAACAAACCTGGTGtcttctttccccctttttctggAGCAGACTTCCCGATTCCCAAGCCCAATGTCATCTCCcggctggagctggaggaagagctCGGGGTGCCAGACCCGAATGACACCAAGGAATGGGAGATCCTCAGGGTGGCCCCCACAGGTGAGCCAGGACCCCACCCTGAATGGGCCGGAGGTTTTAGCAACAGCCCCGTGGCAGCCCCCGCTCCTCCGTCTCAGGGAGCGTCCCAAGCTGGCAGGTATCCGGGGCTCTGTGGAGCCACCGGGCTGGGGTCAGGAAGAGTTTCTTGCCCTCTGTTCAGGGATCAGCCTTTGGCAGCTGTCCACCTGAATTCTTCAGGCTCCCCCTCTTTCCCCTGGGAGCCGGGAATCACTCCTGTCAGCATTGTCTCTCTCTGCCCCAGCAGATGACGGTACAGGGAGCGAGAACGAGGAGGAGGCTCCCGAACCGGATGGCCCcgagctggcagagctggatgTCATCCTGTCCCGGGGGACTGAGCAGGGCATCCCCCAGAGCCCTCTGCTTGGGGACGCCTGCCAGAGCCACTGCGGCCCGCCCTGGGACCCACGGAACACCCCCGAGGAGCGGCCAGCAAGGCCCCCCTGCAGTGGGACGACAGCCAGCAGCCGAGGGGGGCGGCGTGCACGGCGGGGCAACATGCCGAAAAGCTGTGGGCACTGCGAGAAGACCTTCTCCCGGCGGTCGGAGCTGCTGATCCACCAGCGGCTGCACACAGGGGAGAAGCCCTACAAGTGCCTGGACTGTGGGAAGAGCTTCACCCGCAGCTCGAACCGCAATGCCCACCAGCGAATCCACAGCGGGGACAGGCCCTACAAGTGCCCCGACTGCGGGAAGAGCTTCAGCCAGAGCTCAGACCTGGCGAAGCACCAGCGGTTACACGGTGGTGAGCGGCCCTATGCCTGCACCAAGTGCGGAAAGAGCTTCAGCTGGAGCTCAGACCTTGTCGTTCACCAGCGCATCCACACCGGCGAGCGGCCCTACAAGTGCCCCCAGTGCGGGAAGACCTTCAACCGCAGCTCCAACCTGAACACGCACCAGCGGACACACCTGGGCGAGCGGCCCTACAAGTGCGCCGACTGCGGCAAGAGCTTCAGCTACAGCTCGGCCTTCCTCAAGCACCAGCGCACCCACACCGGGGAGAAGCCCTACCAGTGTGCCGGCTGTGGAAAGAGCTTCTTCGAGAGCTCGGCCCTGATCCGGCACCAGCGCATCCACACCGGGGAGACCCCCTACCAGTGCCCCCACTGCGGCAAGAGCTTCAAGCAGAGCTCGTCCCTCATCACCCATCTGCGCACCCACACCGGGGAGAAGCCCTACAAGTGCGGTGACTGCGGCAAGAGCTTCATTGTCAGCTCAGCCCTCATCAGGCATCAGCGCATCCACCTGGGATAGGAGCCCACCACTGCTCTGCCTCCAGGCGTCCAACCCCACCACACTGGGGGGGGGCCGAGCCAGACAGAGCTAGAGGTGGCTTGAGGGTACCAATGGGCTTCAGTCAGTGGGGATGGACACAAGGGAACATTTCAGCTCTCCTGTGTGGATCAGGGATGCGGCACTGCCACCAGCTGCCTGCGGGAACTCCTGGACCCTGTCCCAGCCAGAGCTGTGGGAAGCCCACGCCGGGCGGGCAGCCCTGGCTCGCTCCTGGCTCAGGGCTGAGGGCTCGGGACGGCCCGGGCCGCCTTTGCGCTGCGCTGTGTCCATGTCGTGGCTGTTGTGTAAACGGGGCCAAGCCTTTTACCTGCCGGTGTTTCGCCATGGGGTtcaagggaggaaaggggagggggggactgCAAAGCACAACCCAAGGCCTGGGCTTGCTCGCAAGGCGCGCTCCTCCCTGCGTGAGCACAAAGGGTCCTGTAAGCCATTAAGCGGGCAACGGCCCTGCCCGAGCAGGGCTGTCGCAGCAGCTCGGCCGACGCCGCTGGCAAGACAAGCTCAGCGCGAGCCCGGGCTCAGCATGGCGGGGCGCGCaatccctctcctttccctgcctgctgtAGTAAAGAGTTGCTGTTTGCCGGCTGCGGGCTGCGCGCGCCTGTGCTTTCCCCCAGGGCCAGGACGGGGGGGGTCGCAAGGGCTGCCGCTGCCGACACCCGCAGTCCAGTGGTGCCCTTCGTCCCCGCCGGGAGCTGCTTTTCCAGACGGGGAATGGCGTGGCTGGGCACGACGGCGCCTTGAGGGGGGCCTCTCGTGCTGCTTAGGTGACCGCGGGCCtgtgggacccccccagccAGGGCTTGGGCCTCTGGGCGGCTCCGAGGGCCGGGGGGACGGCGGTCCCCAGGGACCCCGGCGCTGCGGCCTCGGCTCCGTCCTGCTGCGGCAGCGGGTCTGGCCgcgggcagggcgcaggcaggaaGGGGTGCCCCCcgaaatgggggggggggtgggcagcgcggccccggccccggccgagaagggaggggagggggcgggggccgggggagaAGCGCCCCTGCGCCGCCGGGTGCCGGGGGACCGGGCGGTCGGGGCGGGAGCTGGGGAATGGGGCCCAGGGCCGGcaggggggcggcggcggggggccgaggcggggccggggccggggtcTTCCCCTCGCCGCCACCGCCTTCCTCCGAGCAGCCCCCGGGGGTTGAACTTCCTGGgtcagcgccgccgccgccgcctccatTGTCCGCCCGGCACCGGCGAGGCCGCGGCGGCGCCCGGACGGcagcgggggccggggccgggcgagGAACCGGGCGGgagccgcggccgccggcccggGCTGCGCCCGCAGGTaccggggcggcgcgggcggaGGCCGGCGGCGTCGGGGCCCGAGgacggggccggggccggcgctTCCCTCCCAAGGCCCGGCCTCGGCCCGCCCCGCAGCCTGCCCCGGCCcgggctcgggctcgggctcgggctcgggctcggTTCGGGGCCGCGGTTCGGGGCCTGCCGGTGCCGGCAGCCGCCGGGGCGTCCCCAGCCGGCgggtcccgggggggtgggCAGCCCCCCGGCGCGGCCTCCCCGTGGGCGCCGCTCACCTTTGGCTTCTTTCTCCCCTTGTCGTCGCAGGTGGGGACGGCCCGGGGACGCCCCCGGCTCGAGGAGCCCCCGCCATGTCGCCGAAGCGCTGCAGAGGGTCCGCGGCCCCCCAGCCCGAGCGTGGCAGGTCCCCGAGGGGCCCGGGCCGGGCAGAGGGGCAGCCGGCCCCCGCGGCCGGCGGGGAGGCCGAGGCGGTCGGCCGCGGGCGTGGGGGGCGGAAGCGCAAGGAGACGGTCGTGCGGCAGCGGGCGGCCACCGGCGAGCACCCCAACATCTGCGTGGAGTGCGGCAAGAGCTTTGCGCAGAGCGCGGCGCTGCTGGCCCACCGGCACAGCACCGGCGAGGTGAAGCCCTTTGCCTGCCTCGACTGCGGCAAGAGCTTCGGCCTCAGCGACAATCAGATTCGGCAGCAGTGCGCCCACGCCGGCGGGAGCCCACAGAGCTGCCGGGACTGTGGGAAGGAGGTGGACGGCGACACCAAcgaccccagcccagccccgcaACCCCCTGGCCAGAGTCCCGACGAGTGCCGCGACTGCGGGGAGGGCTTCGGCCAGAGCTCAGACCTGGCGAAGCACCAGCAGCTGCACACCAGCGAGCGGCCCTACGCCTGCACCGACTGCGGGAAGAGTTTCCGACGGAGCTCGGACCTCGTCATCCACCAGCGCGTCCACACCGGCGAGCGGCCCTACAAGTGCCCCCAGTGCGGGAAGAGGTTCAGCCGGAGCTCGGACCTCGTCATCCACCAGCGCATCCACACCGGCGAGCGGCCCTACAAGTGCCCCCAGTGTGGGAAGACCTTCAAGAGCAGCTCCAACCTCAACATGCACAAGCGGACCCACCTGGGCGAGCGGCCCTACAAGTGCGCCGACTGCGGCAAGAGCTTCAGCTACAGCTCATCCTTCCTCAAGCACCAGCGCATCCACACCGGGGAGAAGCCCTACGAGTGCCCCCACTGCGGGAAGAGCTTCTGCGAGAGCTCAGCCCTGATCCGGCACCAGCGCACCCACACCGGGGAGACCCCCTACCAGTGCCCCCACTGCACCAAGAGCTTCAAGCAGACCTCGGCCCTCATCACCCACGTGCGTACCCACACCGGGGAGACCCCCTACCACTGCCCCCACTGCGGCAAGAGCTTCAAGCAGACCTCGTGCCTCATGACCCACCTGCGCACCCACACCGGGGAGAAGTCGTACCAGTGCGGCAACTGTGGCAAGCGATTCTGGGAGACCTCGGCCCTGATCCGCCACCAGCGCATCCACACCGGGGAGAAGCCCTACCAGTGCCCCCACTGCGGGAAGAGCTTCTGCGAGAGGTCGCCCCTCGTTACCCACCTGCGCATCCACACCGGGGAGACCCCCTACCAGTGCCCCCACTGCAGCAAGAGCTTCAAGCAGACCTCGTCCCTCATCACCCATGTGCGCACCCACACCGGGGAGAAGCCCTACAAGTGTGGCGACTGCGGCAAGAGCTTCAGCTACAGCTCAGATCTGGTCCGGCATCAGCGCATCCACACCGGGGAGACCCCCTACCAGTGCCCCCACTGCAGCAAGAGCTTCAAGCAGAGCTCGTCCCTCACAGTCCACCTGCGCACCCACACCAGGGAGAAGCCTTACAAGTGCAGCGACTGTGGCAAGAGCTTCTCTGAGTCCTTGGTCCTCAGATGGCACCGTCGCATCCACCTCAGATaagcacccacagctgcagctcctccGTGTGTCTGGCCCCACTGCATTTGGGGGCCTGAACCAGAGAGGGCTAGAGGTGGCTCAGGGGTACCTGGGGGGCTTCCAGCCACAGTGGCGAAGCGGGAGCCTTGCGGAGCTGTGCCAGCACGGGCAGCCAAGACCACTCCTGAGCCCAAGTCACAGTCTGGATGGAAACAAGGGAACATTTCACCTCTCCTGTGTGGATCAGGGATGCGGCACTGCCACCAGCTGCCTGCGGGAACTCCTGGACCCTGTCCCAGCCAGAGCTGTGGGAAGCCCACGCCGGGCGGGCAGCCCTGGCTCGCTCCTGGCTCAGGGCTGAGGGCTCGGGACGGCCCGGGCCGCCTTTGCGCTGCGCTGTGTCCATGTCGTGGCTGTTGTGTAAACGGGGCCAAGCCTTTTACCTGCCGGTGTTTCGCCATGGGGTtcaagggaggaaaggggagggggggactgCAAAGCACAACCCAAGGCCTGGGCTTGCTCGCAAGGCGCGCTCCTCCCTGCGTGAGCACGAAGGGTCCTGTAAGCCATTAAGCGGGCAACGGCCCTGCCCGAGCAGGGCTGTCGCAGCAGCTCGGCCGACGCCGCTGGCAAGACAAGCTCAGCGCGAGCCCGGGCTCAGCATGGCGGGGCGCGCaatccctctcctttccctgcctgctgtAGTAAAGAGTTGCTGTTTGCCGGCTGCGGGCTGCGCGCGCCTGTGCTTTCCCCCAGGGCCAGGACGGGGGGGGTCGCAAGGGCTGCCGCTGCCGACACCCGCAGTCCAGTGGTGCCCTTCGTCCCCGCCGGGAGCTGCTTTTCCAGACGGGGAATGGCGTGGCTGGGCACGACGGCGCCTTGAGGGGGGCCTCTCGTGCTGCTTAGGTGACCGCGGGCCtgtgggacccccccagccAGGGCTTGGGCCTCTGGGCGGCTCCGAGGGCCGGGGGGACGGCGGTCCCCAGGGACCCCGGCGCTGCGGCCTCGGCTCCGTCCTGCTGCGGCAGCGGGTCTGGCCgcgggcagggcgcaggcaggaaGGGGTGCCCCCcgaaatggggggggggggtgggcagcgcggccccggccccggccgagaagggaggggagggggcgggggccgggggagaAGCGCCCCTGCGCCGCCGGGTGCCGGGGGACCGGGCGGTCGGGGCGGGAGCTGGGGAATGGGGCCCAGGGCCGGcaggggggcggcggcggggggccgaggcggggccggggccggggtcTTCCCCTCGCCGCCACCGCCTTCCTCCGAGCAGCCCCCGGGGGTTGAACTTCCTGGgtcagcgccgccgccgccgcctccatTGTCCGCCCGGCACCGGCGAGGCCGCGGCGGCGCCCGGACGGcagcgggggccggggccgggcgagGAACCGGGCGGgagccgcggccgccggcccggGCTGCGCCCGCAGGTaccggggcggcgcgggcggaGGCCGGCGGCGTCGGGGCCCGAGgacggggccggggccggcgctTCCCTCCCAAGGCCCGGCCTCGGCCCGCCCCGCAGCCTGCCCCGGCCcgggctcgggctcgggctcgggctcgggctcgggctcgggctcggTTCGGGGCCGCGGTTCGGGGCCTGCCGGTGCCGGCAGCCGCCGGGGCGTCCCCAGCCGGCgggtcccgggggggtgggCAGCCCCCCGGCGCGGCCTCCCCGTGGGCGCCGCTCACCTTTGGCTTCTTTCTCCCCTTGTCGTCGCAGGTGGGGACGGCCCGGGGACGCCCCCGGCTCGAGGAGCCCCCGCCATGTCGCCGAAGCGCTGCAGAGGGTCCGCGGCCCCCCAGCCCGAGCGTGGCAGGTCCCCGAGGGGCCCGGGCCGGGCAGAGGGGCAGCCGGCCCCCGCGGCCGGCGGGGAGGCCGAGGCGGTCGGCCGCGGGCGTGGGGGGCGGAAGCGCAAGGAGACGGTCGTGCGGCAGCGGGCGGCCACCGGCGAGCACCCCAACATCTGCGTGGAGTGCGGCAAGAGCTTTGCGCAGAGCGCGGCGCTGCTGGCCCACCGGCACAGCACCGGCGAGGTGAAGCCCTTTGCCTGCCTCGACTGCGGCAAGAGCTTCGGCCTCAGCGACAATCAGATTCGGCAGCAGTGCGCCCACGCCGGCGGGAGCCCACAGAGCTGCCGGGACTGTGGGAAGGAGGTGGACGGCGACACCAAcgaccccagcccagccccgcaACCCCCTGGCCAGAGTCCCGACGAGTGCCGCGACTGCGGGGAGGGCTTCGGCCAGAGCTCAGACCTGGCGAAGCACCAGCAGCTGCACACCAGCGAGCGGCCCTACGCCTGTATTAAGTGTGGGAAGAGTTTCCGACGGAGCTCGGACCTCGTCATCCACCAGCGTGTCCACACCGGCGAGCGGCCCTATACCTGCTCCAAGTGCGGGAAGAGGTTCAGCCGGAGCTCGGACCTCGTCATCCACCAGCGCATCCACACCGGCGAGCGGCCCTACAAGTGCCCCCAGTGTGGGAAGACCTTCAAGAGCAGCTCCAACCTCAACATGCACAAGCGGACCCACCTGGGCGAGCGGCCCTACAAGTGCGCCGACTGCGGCAAGAGCTTCAGCTACAGCTCATCCTTCCTCAAGCACCAGCGCATCCACACCGGGGAGAAGCCCTACGAGTGCCCCCACTGCGGGAAGAGCTTCTGCGAGAGCTCAGCCCTGATCCGGCACCAGCGCACCCACACCGGGGAGACCCCCTACCAGTGCCCCCACTGCACCAAGAGCTTCAAGCAGACCTCGTCCCTCATCACCCACCTACGCACCCACACTGGGGAGACCCCCTACCACTGCCCCCACTGCGGCAAGAGCTTCAAGCAGACCTCGTGCCTCATGACCCACCTGCGCACCCACACCGGGGAGAAGCCCTACCACTGCGGCAATTGTGGCAAGAGCTTCTGTGAGACCTCGGCCCTGATCCGCCACCAGCGCATCCACACCGGGGAGAAGCCCTACCAGTGCCCCCACTGCGGGAAGAGCTTCTGCGAGAGGTCGCCCCTCGTTACCCACCTGCGCATCCACACCGGGGAGACCCCCTACCAGTGCCCCCACTGCAGCAAGAGCTTCAAGCAGACCTCGTCCCTCATCACCCACCTACGCACCCACACCGGGGAGAAGCCCTACAAATGCTGTGACTGTGGCAAGAGCTTCAAGCAGAGCTCGGCTCTGGTCCGGCACCAGCGCATCCACACCGGGGAGACCCCCTACCAGTGCCCCCACTGCGGCAAGAGCTTCAAGCAGACCTCGTCCCTCACAGTCCACCTGCGCACCCACACCAGGGAGAAGTCATACAAGTGCCGTGACTGTGGCAAGAGCTTCAGCGAGACTTCACCCCTCATCAGGCACGAGCGCATCCACCTAGGATAGGTTCCCGcagctgctcctcctctgcatTTGGGGGCCTGAAACAGACAGGGCTAGAGGTAGCTCCGGAGAACCTGGGGGCTTCCAGCCACGGCAGGAAAGCAGGAGGCTTGCATAGTTGTGCCAGCATGAGCACCCAGGACTCCTCCTGAGTGTGACCGGGCACTTGTGGCAGAGGAGCCGCGGTGGGTATGGGCTCATGGGGACATTTAGCCTCCCCATGTGGAAGGGGACATGGCACTGTCACTATATGCCTgcaggaatcatagaatcattgcgattggaaaagatctctgggatcatcaagtccaaccatcaaccaaGCACTACCATGCTTCGTAATCTATGTCCTCTAACGCCATGTCtacatttttttgaacacctccagggatggtgtcTCCACCACCTgtctgggtagcctgttccaattCCTGGACCCTGTCCCAGCCAGAGCTGTGGGAAGCCCACGCCGGGCGGGCAGCCCTGGCTCGCTCCTGGCTCAGGGCTGAGGGCTCGGGACGGCCCGGGCCGCCTTTGCGCTGCGCTGTGTCCATGTCGTGGCTGTTGTGTAAACGGGGCCAAGCCTTTTACCTGCCGGTGTTTCGCCATGGGGTtcaagggaggaaaggggagggggggactgCAAAGCACAACCCAAGGCCTGGGCTTGCTCGCAAGGCGCGCTCCTCCCTGCGTGAGCACAAAGGGTCCTGTAAGCCATTAAGCGGGCAACGGCCCTGCCCGAGCAGGGCTGTCGCAGCAGCTCGGCCGACGCCGCTGGCAAGACAAGCTCAGCGCGAGCCCGGGCTCAGCATGGCGGGGCGCGCaatccctctcctttccctgcctgctgtAGTAAAGAGTTGCTGTTTGCCGGCTGCGGGCTGCGCGCGCCTGTGCTTTCCCCCAGGGCCAGGACGGGGGGGGTCGCAAGGGCTGCCGCTGCCGACACCCGCAGTCCAGTGGTGCCCTTCGTCCCCGCCGGGAGCTGCTTTTCCAGACGGGGAATGGCGTGGCTGGGCACGACGGCGCCTTGAGGGGGGCCTCTCGTGCTGCTTAGGTGACCGCGGGCCtgtgggacccccccagccAGGGCTTGGGCCTCTGGGCGGCTCCGAGGGCCGGGGGGACGGCGGTCCCCAGGGACCCCGGCGCTGCGGCCTCGGCTCCGTCCTGCTGCGGCAGCGGGTCTGGCCgcgggcagggcgcaggcaggaaGGGGTGCCCCCcgaaatgggggggggggg contains:
- the LOC104049013 gene encoding LOW QUALITY PROTEIN: zinc finger protein 142 (The sequence of the model RefSeq protein was modified relative to this genomic sequence to represent the inferred CDS: deleted 1 base in 1 codon; substituted 2 bases at 2 genomic stop codons), producing MQESYESLLLLDFPIPKPNVISRLELEEELGVPDPNDTKEWEILRVAPTADDGTGSENEEEAPEPDGPELAELDVILSRGTEQGIPQSPLLGDACQSHCGPPWDPRNTPEERPARPPCSGTTASSRGGRRARRGNMPKSCGHCEKTFSRRSELLIHQRLHTGEKPYKCLDCGKSFTRSSNRNAHQRIHSGDRPYKCPDCGKSFSQSSDLAKHQRLHGGERPYACTKCGKSFSWSSDLVVHQRIHTGERPYKCPQCGKTFNRSSNLNTHQRTHLGERPYKCADCGKSFSYSSAFLKHQRTHTGEKPYQCAGCGKSFFESSALIRHQRIHTGETPYQCPHCGKSFKQSSSLITHLRTHTGEKPYKCGDCGKSFIVSSALIRHQRIHLGXEPTTALPPGVQPHHTGGGPSQTEXRWLEGTNGLQSVGMDTREHFSSPVWIRDAALPPAACGNSWTLSQPELWEAHAGRAALARSWLRAEGSGRPGPPLRCAVSMSWLLCKRGQAFYLPVFRHGVQGRKGEGGTAKHNPRPGLARKARSSLREHKGSCKPLSGQRPCPSRAVAAARPTPLARQAQREPGLSMAGRAIPLLSLPAVVKSCCLPAAGCARLCFPPGPGRGGSQGLPLPTPAVQWCPSSPPGAAFPDGEWRGWARRRLEGGLSCCLGGDGPGTPPARGAPAMSPKRCRGSAAPQPERGRSPRGPGRAEGQPAPAAGGEAEAVGRGRGGRKRKETVVRQRAATGEHPNICVECGKSFAQSAALLAHRHSTGEVKPFACLDCGKSFGLSDNQIRQQCAHAGGSPQSCRDCGKEVDGDTNDPSPAPQPPGQSPDECRDCGEGFGQSSDLAKHQQLHTSERPYACTDCGKSFRRSSDLVIHQRVHTGERPYKCPQCGKRFSRSSDLVIHQRIHTGERPYKCPQCGKTFKSSSNLNMHKRTHLGERPYKCADCGKSFSYSSSFLKHQRIHTGEKPYECPHCGKSFCESSALIRHQRTHTGETPYQCPHCTKSFKQTSALITHVRTHTGETPYHCPHCGKSFKQTSCLMTHLRTHTGEKSYQCGNCGKRFWETSALIRHQRIHTGEKPYQCPHCGKSFCERSPLVTHLRIHTGETPYQCPHCSKSFKQTSSLITHVRTHTGEKPYKCGDCGKSFSYSSDLVRHQRIHTGETPYQCPHCSKSFKQSSSLTVHLRTHTREKPYKCSDCGKSFSESLVLRWHRRIHLRAQVTVWMETREHFTSPVWIRDAALPPAACGNSWTLSQPELWEAHAGRAALARSWLRAEGSGRPGPPLRCAVSMSWLLCKRGQAFYLPVFRHGVQGRKGEGGTAKHNPRPGLARKARSSLREHEGSCKPLSGQRPCPSRAVAAARPTPLARQAQREPGLSMAGRAIPLLSLPAVVKSCCLPAAGCARLCFPPGPGRGGSQGLPLPTPAVQWCPSSPPGAAFPDGEWRGWARRRLEGGLSCCLGGDGPGTPPARGAPAMSPKRCRGSAAPQPERGRSPRGPGRAEGQPAPAAGGEAEAVGRGRGGRKRKETVVRQRAATGEHPNICVECGKSFAQSAALLAHRHSTGEVKPFACLDCGKSFGLSDNQIRQQCAHAGGSPQSCRDCGKEVDGDTNDPSPAPQPPGQSPDECRDCGEGFGQSSDLAKHQQLHTSERPYACIKCGKSFRRSSDLVIHQRVHTGERPYTCSKCGKRFSRSSDLVIHQRIHTGERPYKCPQCGKTFKSSSNLNMHKRTHLGERPYKCADCGKSFSYSSSFLKHQRIHTGEKPYECPHCGKSFCESSALIRHQRTHTGETPYQCPHCTKSFKQTSSLITHLRTHTGETPYHCPHCGKSFKQTSCLMTHLRTHTGEKPYHCGNCGKSFCETSALIRHQRIHTGEKPYQCPHCGKSFCERSPLVTHLRIHTGETPYQCPHCSKSFKQTSSLITHLRTHTGEKPYKCCDCGKSFKQSSALVRHQRIHTGETPYQCPHCGKSFKQTSSLTVHLRTHTREKSYKCRDCGKSFSETSPLIRHERIHLG